A genomic region of Papaver somniferum cultivar HN1 chromosome 7, ASM357369v1, whole genome shotgun sequence contains the following coding sequences:
- the LOC113296390 gene encoding uncharacterized protein LOC113296390, giving the protein MTKNDRYLGTQLFFDKNRKANFEPLLQKYYSTLQGWKSKLLSQAGRTFLIKSILQAFPTYQMQVLALPKETLNQLDRIQRNFWWNKEGQKRQGGFIRAWKYICQPIAQGGLGIKNPHQFNITLLTKLASRLIIEKYKLWAKIIKAKYFPNSHPLEASKSSNLSWIWTSSRKGLDLIKGNFIWQVKNGNSVKIWEDRWIPNSDIPSQPQDSQGTAPTTVQELITEDNTWDQEKLNSYINPEVRNKIQAISPNKEE; this is encoded by the coding sequence ATGACGAAAAACGACAGATATCTTGGCACACAACTCTTCTTTGATAAGAATAGGAAAGCTAACTTCGAACCGCTTCTTCAAAAATATTACTCTACTCTGCAAGGCTGGAAATCAAAACTCCTATCCCAAGCAGGAAGAACATTTCTAATTAAATCTATACTTCAAGCTTTCCCGACGTACCAGATGCAGGTGCTTGCACTTCCGAAAGAAACCCTGAATCAGTTGGATCGTATtcaaagaaatttctggtggaatAAAGAGGGTCAAAAAAGACAAGGAGGATTCATTAGAGCTTGGAAGTACATTTGTCAGCCCATTGCTCAAGGAGGATTAGGGATAAAGAATCCTCATCAATTTAATATAACTCTTCTTACCAAATTAGCCAGCAGATTAATAATAGAAAAATATAAACTATGGGCAAAAATTATCAAGgcaaaatatttcccaaactCCCATCCTCTAGAAGCTTCTAAAAGTTCCAACTTATCATGGATTTGGACAAGCAGCCGAAAAGGCCTAGATTTAATTAAAGGAAACTTTATCTGGCAAGTGAAAAATGGAAACTCAGTTAAAATATGGGAAGATAGATGGATTCCAAATTCGGATATACCATCTCAACCCCAAGATTCTCAGGGAACAGCCCCAACAACAGTCCAAGAGCTTATTACTGAAGATAATACATGGGACCAAGAAAAACTGAACAGTTACATTAATCCGGAAGTGAGAAATAAAATCCAAGCGATATCTCCAAATAAAGAAGAATAA